The following coding sequences are from one Triticum dicoccoides isolate Atlit2015 ecotype Zavitan chromosome 4A, WEW_v2.0, whole genome shotgun sequence window:
- the LOC119284445 gene encoding putative disease resistance protein RGA3 — translation MVPLLIPLLGSVAAKAGDAMVRELLRAWGLDKARRKLERHLAAVQCILLDAEDKSRTYPAIRQWIKDLKTAAYEADDVLDAFRYEVLRRRAAQIRSHSTARKVLSYFSVNSPIVFRLSMSGKMKDALKIIDELVAEMNTFHFLQNTEAPTIIHPRTNSHVDNSEIVGKEDEKELVVNILLEHSNINNDNDDNTIMVLPKVGMGGGDCDVWKNDILTTRIVPALQLSYDHLKSEEKICFSFCAIFPKGSIMDKDMLIHLWMANDFVPSETRGQQIFDLLVWKCFIQDGHIHNNLLSGFRDEYNEFIYRPTTYKMHDLMHDLADSVSGNDCSILQESSCHQIPQEKFLLPGPAQY, via the exons ATGGTTCCCCTGCTGATACCGCTGTTGGGCAGCGTGGCGGCCAAGGCTGGCGATGCGATGGTGCGTGAGCTGCTGAGGGCGTGGGGGCTGGACAAGGCCCGCCGGAAGCTGGAGCGCCACCTTGCTGCCGTCCAGTGCATCCTGCTCGATGCTGAAGACAAGAGCCGCACCTACCCTGCCATCCGCCAGTGGATCAAGGACCTCAAGACCGCGGCTTACGAAGCCGATGACGTCCTTGATGCCTTCCGCTACGAGGTGTTGCGCCGCCGTGCTGCCCAGATCCGCAGCCACTCAACTGCACGCAAG GTGTTGAGTTATTTCAGTGTCAATAGTCCGATTGTTTTCCGTCTTTCAATGAGTGGGAAGATGAAGGACGCCCTTAAAATCATAGATGAACTGGTCGCGGAAATGAACACTTTCCACTTCCTACAAAATACCGAGGCACCAACCATTATTCATCCGCGAACAAACTCTCATGTTGATAACTCAGAGATTGTTGGCAAAGAAGATGAGAAGGAACTAGTGGTGAACATATTGCTCGAGCACTCTAACATCAATAACGATAATGATGATAATACTATTATGGTGCTCCCCAAAGTAGGTATGGGGGGGGGGGATTG TGATGTCTGGAAAAATGATATTCTCACAACTAGGATTGTACCTGCGCTACAACTGAGCTATGATCACTTGAAATCAGAAGAAAAAATATGCTTTTCCTTTTGTGCTATTTTCCCCAAGGGTAGCATCATGGATAAAGACATGTTAATCCACCTATGGATGGCAAATGATTTTGTTCCATCAGAAACAAGAGGCCAACAAATTTTTGATCTACTAGTTTGGAAATGTTTCATTCAAGATGGCCATATTCACAATAATCTGCTCTCCGGATTTCGAGATGAATATAATGAGTTCATATACAGGCCAACCACTTACAAGATGCACGATCTCATGCATGATCTTGCTGACTCCGTAAGTGGAAATGATTGCTCTATTCTACAAGAATCTTCATGTCATCAAATTCCGCAAGA AAAATTCTTGCTCCCCGGCCCCGCACAATATTAG